In Spinacia oleracea cultivar Varoflay chromosome 5, BTI_SOV_V1, whole genome shotgun sequence, a single window of DNA contains:
- the LOC130461275 gene encoding uncharacterized protein, protein MPRTGSKPFRQVIWDDLGGNNGKKPSLVDVFYSTRKKGTQLPNAETTQKYEELRETMAKDPSLSQVEVVQQVFKSKSRDRVVGFGGGIKLKDVRGPQPSRVELQTKLNAANKHNEVLANRVEEVQAENNEMKERVSLVESRMKMFQDALVSQLNVTIPTSQAGSEMQE, encoded by the exons ATGCCTCGAACTGGGAGCAAGCCTTTTAGGCAAGTCATTTGGGATGATTTG GGAGGAAATAATGGGAAGAAGCCGAGTTTGGTTGATGTATTCTACTCCACTCGAAAGAAAGGAACTCAGCTTCCAAATGCGGAGACAACGCAAAAATAT GAAGAACTTCGGGAAACAATGGCAAAGGATCCATCACTTTCTCAAGTCGAG GTAGTACAACAAGTTTTTAAATCAAAATCTCGAGATCGGGTTGTAGGTTTTGGAGGAGGAATAAAGCTTAAAGATGTAAGGGGACCACAACCCAGTAGAGTAGAGCTTCAAACTAAATTGAATGCTGCCAACAAACATAATGAAGTTCTTGCAAATCGCGTGGAGGAAGTACAAGCCGAGAACAATGAAATGAAGGAACGTGTTAGCTTGGTTGAGTCTAGAATGAAAATGTTTCAAGATGCATTGGTGTCGCAACTTAATGTTACTATTCCAACTTCACAAGCAGGATCAGAAATGCAAGAATAG